In the genome of Aedes aegypti strain LVP_AGWG chromosome 2, AaegL5.0 Primary Assembly, whole genome shotgun sequence, the window GTTTTTCGAACCAGATTTCACTGCAAGAAGACcgttttaattaaaaatagacTTTAAAGactttccattgaaaataaatacttttGAATTGGACAATACATTACAATTTCTCTATAATGAGACCTGCTACCAGTTAAGAGTAGAATGTCATAATCTACTCGATCAAATTCTGCTTTTATATCGATATAGAACAGGGCTGACCAACTTGAAGTTAGAACAGATCATGTCCAATTATCTCACTCTTCTGAGAACCGTTAAACTGGAATTTTTATAAGGAACagttccttcaaaaaaatttaacttttagttGTAGTTTTGAAGTTCATAGTGAGAAAGTTCATATTTCATTTCTTGATAGAATAATAAACTGAATATTTGTCAAACCCCTATGAAAGTTGTAGGTCAAATTGATCAAAAATCGCTTGATTCTCACAAAAACCTCGCTTGATTCTCACAAAATGCCGGGCGTTAATTATGCACAATTCTGAAAAGGATTCAAGCAAAACCCAAGATTAGATAATGTTAGGGCGATTTCTCAAAACTTTGGGCAAGATTTTCACGAGTGTTGAGCAGGAACCCTACATAATATTTAGCAGTATGCTCTATAGAATAAAACACTGAATCTTTAGAATAATTATCTCTCCACAAATAATAAAGGGTATTTGGACTCCAATAAAATTCTGGGCAGTGTTAGTAGAAAATACTGGACaggaatttcaaagattcttcaacagtataacaaaataaatcttGTTAAGAATCTGACATAATGCTATGCACAATTTTTACGAAATCCTGCGAACGATTCTTTTTTAATACTAggcaaaattcttgcaaaatcttgtgctgcctctcagtggttATAAATCGTTCGTTTGATTTGTCGTCCGTTGTATCGTAATAGACACAACGGTAGAAAGACGTCCTGACCGAAACAACATATTTAGAATatattgataaattttcaaagaaagtgagcataatgattgattgatcCCGTGCGGCTCtcatagaggctgttagctttaatactaaataacgttgctaAAAAGCACACAAAATATCCAACAGACCAATGGAGaggggtctaccccgtttggcataatgtcgtttggcatacagtcgtttgacataatagctgtttggcataatgccatttggcataacggtcgtttggcataattgtgaagaacattgaatttgatcaaattccttccATTAAGCAAATGGATGTGGGTAAACTGCTCACGATCGTACATTCCGTGGTCAGTTATTGATAGGACATACTTCTAATCAGGCATGGGAAAAGTCATTCATTCACGTTCTTCTTTATGAATCCGTTCGGTGCGTTGTCAGGCTCCAACTGTTCATTCGCGGTCGCATGATTCCTCTCCCAATGGAACACTACGACTCTAAATACAGATGAACTACCGAAAGAATGAGCACAGCGAATGACTAACGCAAAAAGAAATGAAACAAAGCGATCCTAGTTCACGTGTTTGTTTTGGATCGCAGGATTGTCGCTCAAACATTCACAAGTGATTCAATTCTTGGTTCGCAACTGAATGCGAAATTGCATTCATTCTTTCGatccatagcattgctgtttgATCCCGCAAGTAGTGCAGCTGATGATGCGTTATTTACATAGGTAGCAGAGATGGTCGGGTTCGAGTTTGAAAAATGTATTTCGTTCAGTTTTGGGTGCGGGTCGGCTTTAAAAGgctaaaaaataaatatcgggTAATGTTCGAATTTGGACTTGAAAAATATCGGATTGGGGTCGGGTTTGGTAAACATAAAAAACAGATCTACCTACAATCGGATTGCGTCCTCATCAGAAACAACGAAAGAAtagactattttttcaaaatcgatttttattaGGCTGTTTCTTCCAAAACCAAATCGGTTTGAGGTTGTTTAAACACTGGCATATTTTCGGTTTCGggtcagggtggccaccaaatatccattttgtcccgctttttcccggttttcccggtacagtcgccaaaattttcccggtttttgatttagctaattgaaaatatttcaactcaatttctcatcattttattttttcttcatgaaaattAAGAGTTTTCCAAAGCAAACAACACACTTAGAATGAAACAAAAATCCGTGCCATAtgattcaacagatttttccgTGGAACAACAGTGGTTTCAACATAACTGTCAAAAATCCACAGAAAATTCGGTGGAagctaaaattttacaaaagtcTGTGAAAAATTAACACAAAGCTCGATAAAAATCAATCTTTTTACCATATGCCGAAATTTACCCTGAAAATCTGTGCAATCATTAGGCGTGGCCGGCGTTTTTTCATTTTCTAATGGCGAACTTCGCTagagtttatatttttgtatattaATATACATATACTGGacttgaaaaacaaaatgaaacgccagtattttttaataacaaattatttatGGAATTCCGTTCGATCagtgtaaaaaaaagttaaaattccaaatagctTCCGTTATTGAAAGTTTTCATTTCAATCATCACATTTCTAATTTTTTTCTCGCTGTTCAGAAAAAGTGATCACCGGCAATTCGTAAAATATCATCGAACTATTCAATGCTTTTGACAGCTGATTTGTTTCCAGCTTCACGGATCgatcggtgaaataaaacatcaatattCGGTAAAATTGCACAGAAATTTGTGATTTATTCTAAGTGTAAATAAGTAGAAataaaatcgttaaaaaaaattaagcataCATTGGAATGTATTATTCATATACAACGATTTTTTACAACTTCTGGTTTGTAGATTGATAGCTCCAAAATGTTCGTTCAACACGATTTTCCCGGTAgtcatctcaaattcccggttttcccgtctttttcccggtggaaTCAAATTCctgtctttttcccgcttttcccggttcggtggccaccatGGGGTATGGTCTGGGTTTGGTAATCAATTATAGTCTcggatttgaaaaaataaaataggccGGGTtcaatttgataaaatataaaacCCGACAATCTCGAATAgatagcaaaaaatatgtttaccgGTAGTCGGGGCTTCTTTCGATATTactttaaatttttcaacattgtAAATTTGCAGCTCTAAAAATTTTGGTAGGATTTTAATAATTCTTGCATGTTTcaaagttgtatatgtacgtagcAAATTTGCAAGAGTATGAAGCAAATCCATCAAGCAATAAAAATGTTGCATTAAtagcgaaaaaaaatgtgtctttCAAGacaaaaaggggctactttgaacacttttagaaatcaatattgatttgataatcgtaaataatgatttttttttcatgaatcttTAACGGAATCTTTAAATTATCGTccattgtgatatttttgtacGTTTTTTCTATTGATAAACATAGTTTGGAAAACTGTTAAGCTCAAACATTTTACAGATATATAAAACTTTACAGTAGAACgtgcttttaatatttttttttttttttaatattttaccgTACAACGGGAtgactttgataatgcgagtaaccttgatagtgcgggacccaTCACATTCAAAACGATAATATCTGTTAATcaattaagcaaaacgaatgcaaaagcaaagaatattagtatgacacttcatggcagagctattttcatttgaatcgagaacatttgagacttaatatacgaatattaaaaattgatacaaCTATAGAAATTTCGAAACGTTTACGAATAAcatgttctacgatcactatttgatgtagttttgattagTTTATCAGTTTGACAGCCTAGATATAATAGAATTTGAATATGGTGTCAAATCTCCTAGCGAGAACCATTTCAACAAACTgtgaccatttttgaaaatctaagtcagaaatttccatataacgataaacgcctagaggtaagcaatgccctataaatgttcgtaattcattcaattttatttgatacatgctccattatcaaagttacccctaaacagaaaaccgacttccgatcatatgaaaaattatatatcaattcaaaataaatctttcaggaatctatagctaggatgccagtacttgttttaaaaataaaaattgaaaatctttgaaacaacatgcataaatattcaaattattttttttttaaactataaaTGTTATTCCGTTTCACGATATGATATTGCTAGTTTACCTTTTTTTAATGGAACtgtcagttacgaatgcttcaTTGTTTAAGTTGATATAAGCGAATGATGTAACTTCCAACTACTGCGATgatctaaaaattcaaaaacattcgTTCTGGTGTCATATGAATGCTATGAAGAAGTACAATCaactctcctttactcgatattgaagggaccatcgagttagggaggtatcgagttatagaacacaaaaccagtgcaaatgcaatccaagggaccatcgagttagccatgaaaaccaacttttactatggttctctaactcgatatcgagatacggaatatcgagtcgggagagttaactgtatcacATTAATTCTTGTAACTAAAACTGATTTTTATTTCAAGTGTATTTCTATTGAGTATAAGAATAATTTTTCGAACGATCGCAAACAAACAACATTTTCACTTTGTAAGAAGCTTTATGGTTGTGAATGTTTTTTCGGGctttattgaataattttttttaacattttattgTTGAAGTTGTTCCAACAAATATTCATGACTGATTGTAGAGCATATGTTGGTTGTTAAAAGTGCCAAAGGCACAACATGTATGTTGCAAATAAAACCAAAACTGTCCCtagaatcaaaagtagccccgtctggCGGTATTGTTCAGATGTTTAAGATTCATTATTTACAAAAACTTATGTTATATTCGAAAAGAATGCTGATGTGTAAAAATATGATCGATGATGGTAACACACTTTCATATCGCGACTGCATTTAAAATCCGGAATAAACGATAAAAACGCATAAATCAATTTTCCTGCGTTAAACCTAACGCCCGGCATAGAGTGCTAGACTGCGAAGCTGGGTGTACTACAAAGCTCACCCTGTTCGATCTAGCTCCGATACATGGGTTTCAAGAAAGCCCGTTTTTCGCGAGCCAAAATTATttgcttattttgtttttccttTTGTTATTTTCGAACCCCTGCTTGATAATTTCATAACGCTCATTCAAGAATACACTACTTCGTTTAGCAAATTTTTTCTTAGATTTAAACAACATAACTTTCTTTCGTCTGCCAagccaatatttttttgttgtagAAGTATATATTATCAGTTGTGTAAATTGCTTACGAAACTTTGACCCTTCTTGTAACAGAAGTAACGAAAAATTCACCCACTTCatacgttacgtaatttgtgtacAATGCCTTGTTAATTGTCCATCCCCATCCAGTAACTAGAAGCTGGACATATTCCATACGAAGAgttgtttttattcatattgTTTGCATCGGTCAGATGCCAGCACAAAGCGCGACCAACAAACGTTCGAGGCAAACAATCCTACAAACATTCCCGAAAGAATCACGGAGAATGAAAGATTGCATTCACTTGCGATTGTGTTGAGATACATTCGCAGCGCGACTCATATTGATGCGAATGAATCAACAAATGAACACACACATCAGAGAGTGTTGGTTAATTTTTCTTGCCTGCATTTTATCTCTCTCTTCGGGATGAACGCGCGACACTTTCTATGTAGCGTTGCTGTGACCGGGCTTCACAGGGTAACACACATTGGCTCAGGAGTGCAAAATGAATGTAACGTGAAACGATTTTCCCATGCCTGCTTCTAATattcatttttcaaggaaaccaatATCCAATAAAACTCTTTTGGAATTGCATCATACATTGTATCCAACGCCTAAGTTATTTcatgtcatttgaaaaaaaaggaacATGGTATTTTATGACGCATCTTATGGTCCCGCATATTACTGTACTACTGCAGTATcttcctttttcaaattatgccaaacaactgttatgccaaacgactttatgcaaaatgcttttatgccaaacggggtagacccaaCGGAGAGAGCTCCGATTGacggaaagcttcttctgactggaaaggcacaatagaacacattttcctatggattgatgaaacaaaattttttttttttgaaaactgtttGATACAGACgaaagttttttcgctatttttccgacaattttctccatggtgaaaaattttccggaaaatatttttctttgtatatttttaatagattgctgaggaaatttcGATTTCACTGAaagacttttgttctacgatgcatagtttaTATATGcatttttaaagtttgaggtGTTTaggaaaatcgtgaaaattcatgttgaattttccgggaaaataggccactatattttttttgaatttcacttttgagcATATATACACGAGCTCTACCTTTGGTGAAAATGTcatacaaatcggagaacctccggcccaaacctgttcgataatttaaaaaaaaatgcccacTTCTCAAATCAAATCCTGCCCCcttgaaaccttttttttttttttttcaacagtcAAGTTAACACGTTGCAATTACCTGGTAGGTGCTCAAACTCGCCAGCAAGTGGGAGCACGCGTGGAACGTCGGAATGTTCTTCGCCGTGTGGGTCTTCAGATAAGGCACAATGTTGTACATGACTCCGGTCACCACCGTGGTTACCTTGTCCTTCTCCTGCGAGCTGAACACCACGTCCAGAAGCGGGGCCAAGATGCTGGCCAGAATCTGCGAGAAAAAAAGCAAGTCACTCCCCGAAAACGCAACGGATTCACCTCGAAGTACTCACCGATTGCGCCTGGATGGAGTAGTGCTGATTGGAGGGCATCAACAGACCGTCCTTGGTGCTCTCGATCGAGCTGAACTCCTCCTTCACCGAAAGGTTCCTCCGCAGCCAGGTGGTTTGCTCCAGGCATGATCCCGCAACATTGGAGATGGCCTCCACCAGTCGCGATGTGACGTCGTGCAGATCACGTAGATCCTTCTTGTCCGTGAATGGAATCACCGAACATCGCTGGACAAACTCGTTCAAAATGGATAGGGCGACAAACTGGGCCGGAATTTGCAACGAAAGACAGTCTTTCAGCAGAGCGTACAGCGAACTCCAGCAGTCGTTGAACTGAGTTTGAGCGACGCTTTTCAGGTAGAAGAATAGCAACTCCAGGGCGCTGACTTCGATGTTGAACCCGACCGGTGGCTGGTAGATTTGCGGAGGGGACTTGATGACTTGGTGCATGGTTTGAATGAACGAATCGACCGACATGATCCGAATGCCGGAGATGAGTTTGACGAGCAGAAGTTGGTTTTCGTTCGCCTGGGGCAGTGCTTTGGCCATGACTTCGAAGAAATCGATGCCTTCGGCGCTACCGTCAGCCGAGGTGCTATCTACTGTGATCGCAGTGCTGAAAATGTCGGTGCAGCGTTCGTACCAGGCAACGGAAATGGCGGTGAGAAAGTTGGTGCCGTAGTGCAGTGAGATTGGGCTAAGAAATTCTAGCAGCTGGTGCTTGACGTGTCGGAACTCGCTAATGCTGGTTTCCCAGAGAGTGGCAATAGTGATGATGATACGGGGCAGGTGACTAAGGATTGCTGTTTTGGCTACTTCTTGGTGACTATTTTTGGCTTGGTTAACGTTCAGAAGGGAGGAAGAGAGGAACACGTTTACGATACTGTTGATGATTTGACCGGAGTTGGTAGCAGGGGACGTAAGACTGCTCGAAGCACTGAACACGTTTGCTAGGGATATTTGTTGGGAGCTGTCGAGGAGGCAGTAGTGGGATAATACTGTGATAGCTTCCAGCTGGGAAACGATATAGTCGGTACACTGGTTGTTAATTCGGTCCCGTTTGGTGATTCGGTCCAAATTGGCACACAGCTGGTGGATAatgctgatgacgatgttgGTCAGGTTGTTCAACGGCAGGCAGGTAAGACAGGAGGTTATCATGTCGGTCCAGTTTTTGTGAATGTGTTTCAGCTTTTCTGAATGCAGCGCCGATAAGACCGCCGATAGGAACATCGGCTGCTGGCTAACTAGCTGATTGGGAATGTACTTGTAGATGCGTTTATTCTCAGGGGCGGGTCGCGTTGGAGAATTACTCGAAAGAACGTTCTTGATGCCCTCGTTGAAACGTTCATCGTTTCGCTGGATCATAATTTCATGTTCTAACTTGATAACCGCTAGTAGCAGGTTAAGTAATTCGATCTGATAAGCTTCTGCGTAGAGGCGAGAACTTTCCGGATCGTTATAAGCTAGGATTTCATCCGAATAAGTGTAGCACTGTGGCGACGTGAAGTAATTGACGGAAGATGTCAGACAGTACAGCAAAATTTTCTGCACCTTGCACTTCTCCATCAGATCCGCGATGTAGTTCGCCAAGTTTTTTCCTACGTCCTTGACTATCGTTAAGAGCTCGCTAAAGATTTTATTCATCAGCTCAATGCATTCGAGCTGAATCTTGGAATTCCCATTCAGATCGTCTTTCGAGGGTTGAGCCTTCTGCTCTTCGTCCTTTTGATAATAGCTTCGAGTGTAATAAAGTAAAATAGTGACAATCACTTCCAGATACATACAGCCTCTGTATATGCTTTGATACTCGGCATCGTCATGCCCATCTGTGAATCCTTTCCCGAAAACGTTCCTTCTATGTCGCACCAGCAACGTTCGAATCTGGCTACTCGAAACCGAAGTCGTCACCGAAAGACACAAAAAGAACCGGCTATCATTCGCTAAAATATTCTTCAACGTCTCCAAAGTGTACAAAATCTGTTTAGTATTGAATATCGATTCGTAGATCAAGAAGTGCGTATGAAACGGATATAGCTTGGACAAGTTCCTCCAATTTTTACGCCGACCGAACCCAAACAGCTCTCCGTCTCTACCTTTTGCGCCATCCTTGCTGTTGCTACTGCTACGTTGCGAATCGCCCCCGAAAACGCTTCCACTCGAGGGCGTCTCTGAAGCAGTTACCGTGGGATCTCCAGGACCAGTGCCGAAAACAATTTCCGCATCGTTTCCCGTTGCCGTGACGGAGGATGCATTCGACGTAAATGAGTAGTTCAAACCTCGCTCGGAAATCGACGACACGAAGCCTTCATCATCCGTCGCCATCGCGCCCAAACCGCTAGAAGAGATAAGATAGGTTTTCCTGTTCTTAAACCGATCGCCCGATACGCTCACAAAGTCCTTAATTGGACCGTCTTCTACGTACCGCTTGATCGTTTCAGTATCGTAGAATCCCGTTGCCGTCGTAGACCGGCTGTAACTTCCCTCGCTCAAACGGCCTTTCTTTCGCTCAAAATCTCCGTCGCTCGCTTCGTCAATATCCGATGTGGACCTGTGGAATTCCTTCTTATCTATCCCGTTGGTAAGGGACCCCGTCTCCACCGTACTTTGCTCGCAATCAATCAAACCCATCGAATTGGATCTGTTGCGTAACGCTTTGGGACTCTTTCCATTCAGCTCCGTTTCCAGCGGGTTTATAATTACCGACATCTTCGTGAAATTGTTGTCGTCAGCCGACACCGTTGAAGCGACTTCTTTCGAACTGTCATTGGTTATGTAATTCGACACTTGACTACTGTTGGACTTCGACCCAATTGACACTCCAAATATCTTCTTCTGAATGGTCCGAATTGGGCTACGTTTTTTGCTCAAAACGTTATCCATATGGTAACGGATGCAGCCATCTTCGGAGCTAACAGCAAAGCATTCTTTGTCCAGAAACGAATCTCCATCCGCTACCAGATCTTTTTCCCATTCACTTCCGGTATCGTTATCCTGCTTGTATCGTTTCGTGTAGATGATACTCATCCGCTTGGTGCTTTCATTCAGCAGGATCTTCAACAGAGGCTTCAGAATTCGTCCCATATCGCCTCGAACTAGCGCTTCCTGTTGCCATTTGGACACGGCCACCTGAATCGACAAATTGCTCGGCAGAGTCAAGACATCCAAGATGAGGAACATCAACTTCTCGAACTCTCTTCCATGATGCGTATCGCGACCGAGTTTCCACAAAAGTTGAAAGCGTCGAAAGCCAGCCGGGTCGATTTTGAGCTCCGTACTCGATAACGTCGGAATGGACCAATACACGTGCAGATCGCGGCTATGCATCGCATTATTTTCCCTCTGAGGTACGACCAACTTGCTGATGATAACATCCTCGGTGAATTTTGGATCCAGACAGCTGTGGATTCGGTACAGCAGAACACTGATGTTTCGCGCTTCAGGTCGCCCCGTTTCCAAGTGGTTCCATAACATCGTCGTCAGCACTTGGAACACCTTGGTCTTCTTCTCCAGGAAGAGCACGTGGGACAACTTTAGCAAAGGCATCATCATCACAAACGTGGTACCGTAACTTGATTTGGGCTTTCGATCATTCGTCCTCAACAAACTGATCATATCGATCAGGGTCTGTGCGGCCGAAAGTTGCGTATCCAAATCCCCAATGAACGCAGCCAGGATAGTCAGTGCCTTCAACCAGCCAGGTATATTATCACATTTTTCGTTCACTCCGCTATCGCTTCCGTAACTGGGGAAAGACGACATCTCCGTCAGCACATTGCAGGCCAATTTCAGTGCACTCTTCAGCGATTCCGATATCCTCACATTGATCAATCGTTTCAACTTCTCATTACATGCCAAAAGAGAGTCGATTTCGAACGAGCTCCGCTCCGGAACGCCTTCTGTTGTGTTCCACCGTTCAAAAAACTCATCATCTTGCTCTCGCTCTATCGTCTTCGCCAAAATTGCCTTCAACTTCTTGCTATCTGACACGCCCACAATTTTCAACGCCTGGAAGGTATCCTCCAATTCCGGAAGAAGAGCA includes:
- the LOC5571281 gene encoding protein dopey-1 homolog isoform X3, with the translated sequence MVLPHKIRKLVRSPKPKMDTATGSGLMEEYDLMKQSKYRVYMSNIDKALKNFEYSSEWADLISALGKLNKVISSNSQYQIIPRRIKISKRLAQCMHPALPSGVHLKALESYDVIFSNIGVDRLASELFIYSAGLFPLLGYSAMNVRPTLLSIYEKYFVPLGEKLRPALSGFLSGVFPGLESGQDHFERTSSLLDKVCAAVKPECFYTCLWECIVTNASVRLPAISYVLEHFDKKRTCSEQKELMGGSVELLVTGLCSCLNDAVILVQRNTLEFLLLAFPLHAMILSQRDVTKLVKTALNTILRRDMSLNRRLYSWLLGADTSLGKHLEDIGHDGETSDPNAYFESHSKQVLISAYKLILKASITSNPPDLSPYRILISLLDKAEIGQRILDDVLCDIIRTISLCIGNLEVQKNANVLFSTFDPSYIWNYMTTLYRDGAMKKPPGRSSSAGGSGASNAPNCTNIKEHIRIDSGPPGTVEVCYLTEFLLETLSLEIYNETTRVYLPKFLLSLIRMLTVYSENMNSNEVAASLRLCVKIVSKVQPMIMSEKVLDLSISTRSNSVTPEGQEAKETVSLEKSNSDSKIHESSLLVADSSFTRSSSSQGLNKKGKYNKKSKKSKSYTKLSELDQNPPGSKSTANVSVISNGAEGRSHTPIATASSTPNLKNEDGTGGESSQEERHSLNSDKDDVHSDIVIKVPTQIAPAQLPDCPILEKCIKQYVLFYELYVCRQIFDGSNVESMGSSTSSSEQVSLQDNLFINPSDSKCLLNDDVYVINALLPELEDTFQALKIVGVSDSKKLKAILAKTIEREQDDEFFERWNTTEGVPERSSFEIDSLLACNEKLKRLINVRISESLKSALKLACNVLTEMSSFPSYGSDSGVNEKCDNIPGWLKALTILAAFIGDLDTQLSAAQTLIDMISLLRTNDRKPKSSYGTTFVMMMPLLKLSHVLFLEKKTKVFQVLTTMLWNHLETGRPEARNISVLLYRIHSCLDPKFTEDVIISKLVVPQRENNAMHSRDLHVYWSIPTLSSTELKIDPAGFRRFQLLWKLGRDTHHGREFEKLMFLILDVLTLPSNLSIQVAVSKWQQEALVRGDMGRILKPLLKILLNESTKRMSIIYTKRYKQDNDTGSEWEKDLVADGDSFLDKECFAVSSEDGCIRYHMDNVLSKKRSPIRTIQKKIFGVSIGSKSNSSQVSNYITNDSSKEVASTVSADDNNFTKMSVIINPLETELNGKSPKALRNRSNSMGLIDCEQSTVETGSLTNGIDKKEFHRSTSDIDEASDGDFERKKGRLSEGSYSRSTTATGFYDTETIKRYVEDGPIKDFVSVSGDRFKNRKTYLISSSGLGAMATDDEGFVSSISERGLNYSFTSNASSVTATGNDAEIVFGTGPGDPTVTASETPSSGSVFGGDSQRSSSNSKDGAKGRDGELFGFGRRKNWRNLSKLYPFHTHFLIYESIFNTKQILYTLETLKNILANDSRFFLCLSVTTSVSSSQIRTLLVRHRRNVFGKGFTDGHDDAEYQSIYRGCMYLEVIVTILLYYTRSYYQKDEEQKAQPSKDDLNGNSKIQLECIELMNKIFSELLTIVKDVGKNLANYIADLMEKCKVQKILLYCLTSSVNYFTSPQCYTYSDEILAYNDPESSRLYAEAYQIELLNLLLAVIKLEHEIMIQRNDERFNEGIKNVLSSNSPTRPAPENKRIYKYIPNQLVSQQPMFLSAVLSALHSEKLKHIHKNWTDMITSCLTCLPLNNLTNIVISIIHQLCANLDRITKRDRINNQCTDYIVSQLEAITVLSHYCLLDSSQQISLANVFSASSSLTSPATNSGQIINSIVNVFLSSSLLNVNQAKNSHQEVAKTAILSHLPRIIITIATLWETSISEFRHVKHQLLEFLSPISLHYGTNFLTAISVAWYERCTDIFSTAITVDSTSADGSAEGIDFFEVMAKALPQANENQLLLVKLISGIRIMSVDSFIQTMHQVIKSPPQIYQPPVGFNIEVSALELLFFYLKSVAQTQFNDCWSSLYALLKDCLSLQIPAQFVALSILNEFVQRCSVIPFTDKKDLRDLHDVTSRLVEAISNVAGSCLEQTTWLRRNLSVKEEFSSIESTKDGLLMPSNQHYSIQAQSILASILAPLLDVVFSSQEKDKVTTVVTGVMYNIVPYLKTHTAKNIPTFHACSHLLASLSTYQYTRKAWRKDALDLLLDATFFQFDSRCLPYWKTILDSLMTCDNTTFRDLMNRLPLAQTGTLNIFTSKEQEYEQRALLLKRLAFVIFCSEVDQYHKYMPEIQEQLANSLRLPQVVPLIQSAVFLCFRVLLLRMSADNVTSLWPIIIAEMVQVFLSIEQELMTDTEEFSQHIRMLSGLDTAWVTNTNNGLYSYGHPHWRMVQLETAKLLELGCVLPATILPHFQMYRWAFVSSQNEHYMTPGSYDDAKSVAFIPHVTRISQLMDFRYTSHSPKPQSTKGSHIMLTCQSINTLQDLYSFFSTLSMRWPSHISYTADTEKDTKNCLDEVEKVLALDFLEKMPSAGK